The Campylobacter sp. MIT 99-7217 genome includes a window with the following:
- a CDS encoding HpyAIV family type II restriction enzyme encodes MKYELFEKKLNDRVFTQDLNYEILLTVLKNPKRYIGLFRITNAKTKLIQNLTQSCEIKFGNFIEDILSEYINSMNYESLDKNIGLDEEGNKLSADQVFKDQSQVYLIEQKIRDDHDSTKKRGQYANLIKKIRLLKQKFPSQKIKACMWFCDDSLKKNKKYYEEQISNNTDLQVEISIFYGKDLFEILFKRMDIWQELISHLRTNKEKRSKEILSVPDFDTSLEIKEALLKIKQDYPRLIKSLLSSKAEFVELRRELFPTALNLKEL; translated from the coding sequence TGAAAAAAAATTAAATGATAGGGTTTTTACTCAGGATTTAAACTATGAAATTTTACTTACTGTGCTTAAAAATCCAAAAAGATATATAGGACTTTTTAGGATTACGAACGCTAAAACTAAGCTTATACAAAATTTAACTCAAAGCTGTGAGATTAAATTTGGAAATTTTATAGAAGACATTTTAAGCGAATATATAAACTCGATGAATTATGAAAGCTTAGATAAAAATATAGGGCTTGATGAAGAAGGTAACAAGCTTAGTGCTGATCAGGTTTTCAAAGATCAAAGCCAAGTTTATTTGATAGAACAAAAGATAAGAGATGATCATGATAGCACTAAAAAAAGAGGTCAATATGCAAATTTGATTAAAAAGATAAGACTTTTAAAACAAAAATTTCCCTCTCAAAAAATTAAGGCTTGTATGTGGTTTTGTGATGATAGTTTAAAAAAAAATAAAAAATATTACGAAGAGCAAATCAGCAATAACACAGATCTGCAAGTTGAAATTTCTATTTTCTATGGAAAAGATCTTTTTGAAATTTTATTTAAGAGAATGGATATTTGGCAAGAACTTATTTCTCATTTAAGGACAAATAAAGAAAAAAGAAGCAAAGAAATTTTAAGTGTGCCTGACTTTGATACTAGCCTTGAAATAAAAGAAGCCTTATTAAAAATAAAGCAAGATTATCCTAGGCTTATCAAAAGTTTGCTTTCCTCAAAAGCTGAATTTGTGGAGCTAAGAAGAGAGCTTTTTCCTACAGCTTTAAATTTAAAGGAGCTTTAA